One Bombilactobacillus folatiphilus genomic window, CAGGATTTTGTAAATGATTTTTAGTAATGAAAACTTGTGCTATGAGTTTCCAAAGATCTTTCCAGTGATCTGCTTTGGCTACGGCTAAGTCTAAGCTGTTTTGGGCCAGATTGGCTGGGGGAATAAGAGGTACACCGCCACCAAAGTATGGTTGGTTAGCCAAGACACACAAAAAGATATTATTAAAATCGAAAGTTTTGTCGTTAATTGTGATTTGAACGGAAAATTTGGGTTGGGTAAAAGCTTTGAACGCTTGGGAGACGTAAATCAATTTACTTAAATGTAATTTATTGAACCGCTTTTTCCATGATGAATTCAAAGTTAATTGGATAATGTTGGCGTCAAAGCCAATTCCAAAATTATTAACAAAGTAATTAGTTTGTGTGGGAGTGTTGATTTGGCCAATGTTAATAGTTCTTATTGTTGGATGGTGACATAAATGATTTAAGATTTGGTTTTCGTGATGCGCTCTTAGATTAATTGCCCGTGCAAAATCGTTGCCTGAACCAGCAGGAAGATAGGCTAAGGGCGTTGTTGGATAATTAGAAGTTTGTACACCATTGACAGCTTGATTTAAGGTACCATCACCGCCAATAATTAATAAAATTTGGTTTTCCTTTAAAGGGCGATTCACGATATTTTTGATTAAGTTTTTTGCACCTTGGTCGGGGGTAGAAAATATCTCAAAGGACTGTTGATGCTGCTTGAGATATTTGGTGGTGCGTTGAAGGCAATTTTTGGCATGACCGCTAGCAGCATGTAAATTAACTACAATGAAAAATTTAGCAACCATAAAATAAATAAGTATTCCTTTCGTGTAATGGAACGATAATCAGATAAAAAGCTGAGAAGTTTAACTTCTCAGCTTTTATGAATCCAAATTAATCATAGTACTTAAACTTGGGTGGAAATAATCATTGGCAAAATCACAGGGTGACGTTCGGTTCTGCGATACAAAAATTCTTGTAAATTATCAACAATGTCCTGTTTTAGAACGTCTTCTGCAACTGCATCATCATTATCAAGATGAGTTTTAATAGTGTGAAAAATATGCTTCTGCGCTTGATTAATTAAATTACCAGATTCACGCATATACACAAAACCACGAGATAAAATATCAGGTCCTGAAAGAACTAAGCCCTTTTTATAATCAATGGTTGCCACAACGATTACTAAACCCTCTTCAGATAACATTTGACGATCTTCAATGACTTCACTGCTAATGTCACCAATACCGTTACCATCGACATACACGTCACCGGCAGGAACATGTCCAGCCTTACGTGCCGAGTTTTGAGTTAAGGCTAAAACATCCCCATTTTCATAAATGAACGTGTTTTCTTTGGGAACACCACATAATTGTGCTAACTCAGTATGAATTTTTAACATTCGGTATTCACCGTGAATGGGCATAAAATATTTGGGCTTAATTAAGCGTAACATCAATTTTTGTTCTTCTTGACCACCATGACCGGAAGCATGAATATTATTTACTTTACCGTGGATAACATTCGCACCAGCTTCCTCTAAAGCATTGATCAGGTGATTAACGCTGACCGTATTACCGGGAATAGGGTTAGAGGAAAAAATTACCGTGTCATCAGGTTGAATCGAAATTTGACGATGGGTTCCGTTAGCAATCCGGCTTAAAGCAGCCATAGGCTCACCTTGGGAACCGGTACATAATAGCATGACTTTATTGGCAGGTAACTTGTTGATTTCAGAAGCATCTAGAATTTCACTATCTGGAATATCTAAATAGCCAAGTTCACGACCATTGACGATTGCTTGTTCCATGCTACGCCCAAAAACAGCGACTTTGCGTCCATTTTGAATAGCGGCATCGACTGCTTGGGAAACGCGGTACAAATTAGAGGCAAAAGTAGCGAAAATAATTCTTCCGTCAATTCTTTCAACGATCTGATGAATTGTGTTACCAACGAAACGTTCAGATTTCGAAAAAGTAGGAATTTCTGCATTAGTACTATCAGATAATAATAACAAAACACCATCAGTACCCAATTTTGCCATTTTTTGCAAATTAGGTCCAGGTTGATTCCCAACTGGCGTTAAATCAAACTTGTAATCACCAGTTTGGATAATAACACCTTGCGGTGTGTGAATAGCAATTCCTAATGTGTCAGGAATTGAATGTGTTGTTCGAAAGAATTCAACACTTAAATTATTAAATGTAACAACGTCACTTTCTTGCAAAACGTTCATTTTGGTTGATTCTAACAAACCATGTTCCTCTAATTTACCCTTAATTAAGGCCGTTGCTAATGGACCAGCGTAAATGGGAACATTGGGTACCTTTTGTAGAAAATAGGGAATTCCACCAATATGATCTTCATGACCATGGGTAATAAAAAGTCCCTTTATTTTGTTTTGATGCTCTGCTAAGTACTGATAATCTGAGATTACATAGTCAATTCCCAGTAGCTCATCTTCAGGAAATTTAATTCCTGCATCGACGATAACAATCTCATCTTGGTACTGAATCGCATACATATTTTTACCGATTTCACCTAAACCACCAATGGCAAAAACGGCAACTTCGTCTTCTTTAATTTTCAAATCCATAGCGTT contains:
- a CDS encoding diacylglycerol/lipid kinase family protein; amino-acid sequence: MVAKFFIVVNLHAASGHAKNCLQRTTKYLKQHQQSFEIFSTPDQGAKNLIKNIVNRPLKENQILLIIGGDGTLNQAVNGVQTSNYPTTPLAYLPAGSGNDFARAINLRAHHENQILNHLCHHPTIRTINIGQINTPTQTNYFVNNFGIGFDANIIQLTLNSSWKKRFNKLHLSKLIYVSQAFKAFTQPKFSVQITINDKTFDFNNIFLCVLANQPYFGGGVPLIPPANLAQNSLDLAVAKADHWKDLWKLIAQVFITKNHLQNPAVHYYSVQKAQIKILNSQFTQIDGELLNSEQLSLTITCATQQFWF
- the rnjA gene encoding ribonuclease J1, encoding MDLKIKEDEVAVFAIGGLGEIGKNMYAIQYQDEIVIVDAGIKFPEDELLGIDYVISDYQYLAEHQNKIKGLFITHGHEDHIGGIPYFLQKVPNVPIYAGPLATALIKGKLEEHGLLESTKMNVLQESDVVTFNNLSVEFFRTTHSIPDTLGIAIHTPQGVIIQTGDYKFDLTPVGNQPGPNLQKMAKLGTDGVLLLLSDSTNAEIPTFSKSERFVGNTIHQIVERIDGRIIFATFASNLYRVSQAVDAAIQNGRKVAVFGRSMEQAIVNGRELGYLDIPDSEILDASEINKLPANKVMLLCTGSQGEPMAALSRIANGTHRQISIQPDDTVIFSSNPIPGNTVSVNHLINALEEAGANVIHGKVNNIHASGHGGQEEQKLMLRLIKPKYFMPIHGEYRMLKIHTELAQLCGVPKENTFIYENGDVLALTQNSARKAGHVPAGDVYVDGNGIGDISSEVIEDRQMLSEEGLVIVVATIDYKKGLVLSGPDILSRGFVYMRESGNLINQAQKHIFHTIKTHLDNDDAVAEDVLKQDIVDNLQEFLYRRTERHPVILPMIISTQV